The genomic stretch TCACCGGTGCCGGTCGGATCGCCACACTGCAGGACCTTCAGCGTCGGATACGCCGTCAGCCGATGGCACACCGTACGGTCGTAGAACCGGTGCCGCGCCAGGTGCACGAAGCTCTGGACCGTGCACGGCGCCTTCGCCCGGTCCAGACGCAGCGGGAGCGGGCCCTGGCTGGTCGGGACAGCCATATCGACCGTGCCGTGGCTGGGGGTGTGCCGCGGATCGGGCGGGAGGGGAACCGGCCGCGCCGCCGGCTCGTCCGGGGTCTGGGTGTACTGGCAAGGACCGTGCGTGGTTCGCGGCGGGGCATCGGAAGCGGAGGCGGCGGTGCTGCCCCCGGACACGACCAACTCTGTGGCCGCCAATGCGGTCATGAGAGCCCGGTTCATCCTGCACACCCTCCAAAAGATCGCCAGACTTCGGAGCGGTCGCAGTCTAGAGCGCGGCCCGGCGGGCGAGAACCCGCCCGCAAGCCACATCCGCGTCCCAGCCTTCGCCCCGCGGCAGCAGGCCACTTCCTTCGGATGCGGCACAGCGTCGGCTGGCCGATCAGGGCGTCCACCCGGTGCACGACGGATGCTCCCCGAACCCGGTCGAGCGGCCTCCCCAGTCCACGCAGTGGCCCTCACCGAACGCTGCGTGCGCGTGCGGTGATCTCACCGGGGTGCCGCTGTTGAGACTGACGGTGCCGCTGCCGTCATCTCGGGTCACTCTGGTGGAAGGCGTCGCCGGTCGGCCAGCGTTCCGGCAGACCGAGAGCGGTGTGGACGGAGCGAATCGCGGGCTGGCGCTCGACCTGGATCCCAGCCAGTTGCGCGGTTGCCCAGGTAGGGAAGATAGGGGCAGGCAGCGAGGCGGGATCCGGGCTTTGCCAGAGAACGGGAGTGTTTTTCGTCCAGGTCCAGGGTGCTGGGTTGTTCACGACGAGCACGCCGCTGACACGGCTGTGGGCATGGTCGTAGGTGGCAGTCCAGTAGCCATCGGGCTTTCGGCTGAAGGTCGATCCGCTGTCGTAGGCGTACTCGACCGTACTCCCGTACAGCGCTCTCTCGATGTCCTCATCTTCGGGGAAGTCGGCTGCATGGCCTACCGCCACGATGAACGGCAGCTCCAGGTCACCATACTTCCCACCCTTGTGTGTGACGGCGTCGAGCACTCGCTCCGATCCGTCCTCGACCGACCATGCCGAGAGGTAGACGCCGATTGTCCTGCTGGATGGATTGCCACGTTTGCCTGGGCTGCGGGGGATCACTTGAAACCTGAGGCACCAGCCAGCCTCTTGCCAAGTGTGACTGGGAAGCGGCACCTTGCGCTCATGGTCGGCGATGACCTGGTCGGGGTCCAAGCTTTCAAGCCATCGCGTCAGCCCGGACTTCAGCCGTCTCTGTGGCGGCGTTGCCGTACCGGCGCTGTGGAGTTCGCACGATACGAAGAAATTCGGACTCGGCCAAGCGATCGATGGCATCGCTCAACTGCGGTGGGAGCGAGTAAGACCCAGCGTCACGCTTCTGAGCCTTCCAGATCGCCTCGACGACGAACTGCTCGTTGCCGCGCGTAACCAAGAAGTCGGGCTTATAGCCACCCGTTCCCGTCTGCCGCTCAACCTCCACGCTGCAACCTGAACCGAGCAACATCTGGTGCAGGTACAACTCCCACAGCGCGGAGTAGACGTTCGTGGCGGAGTTTCGATCCCGCAGTCGGCTGAGAAGGGCGGGTTGAGCCTGGTCAGGGAAGCGCGACCACCATTCGTTGATCACGTCCCGAACCTGGTCCCGAAGAACTCGGCCTGTGGCTCGGCCGCCCGCTTCGGCGCCGCATCCGTCCGATTCCGGCTCGCGTATACACCCATGACAGACGATCGTAGGTCGCTCCGCGGGCCATTCTCATTCCATTTCCACTGCGTCCCGACGACCGCAGGGCTCAACCGAGCCAGCCGTTCTCACACCTTCCGGGCCCCTGTTGAAGTGGCCGACCCGAGGAAGTGCCCACAGGCCGGTTTGGCCTCCACCGGGGGCACAGGTGCGAGATGCACGAGGCTCAGATCAAGACCGGCCGGCCGGGGGGGATCGCCGGAGCGCTCAGCCCTCGATGTGATAGCGGCTCTGGGACACGACGGCTTGGCGGATCTTGGTGGTGAAGTCGGCCGTACGGGCGATCCGGCCCACCCCGCCGACCTTGTTACGGCGCAGGACGCTCTTGAAGTTCTGCTCCAGCGTTCCTGCCATTCGGATCATCAAGTCATCGCCTGAGCTGGTCGAGATCGAGGTTGAGGAGGTCCCGCGGCGACGGCTGCCCTAGCCGTGTGAGGGTGTAGGCAGGCAGGATCGACGATGATGCGTCGACAGGCACGGTCTTCCACCCGGATCACAGAGTGTCGAGAACTCCTCGACCTTGGAAGCCCGCGCCTGTCACGTTCCCGGAACCCGCCGAGCCGACAGATCATCACGGGCGGGATGCTCTGCGACCACGCCGAAGCCTGTGCACAACTCCACTTCGAGGCGCTGGTCACAGCCACTCATTGATGGCTGCGACCAGCACTGTTGCTTCGTAGTGGACCGCGAGTTCACAGTCGTGTCTCGTGGCTACCGCGCGGTGACGCTTGAGGAGGTTGGTGCCGCACTCCACGGCGTGGCGCTCACGGTAGTCGGCCTTGTCGAACCCTTCGGTGCAAGAGACAGCCTGCGAGCAATTCTCTGCGAGAGCGGGCCATTGCTGCCCGTAAGTCCTGCTGGAGTCTGCTACACGGCTGCGATGGTGTAGCTGTTTCCGCCGGCACACTGCCACACGTTGGTATGGATCGCTGTAATGACCCACCCCGACGGGATCGGCGAGTTGTCACAGACACCCATGGGACTGACCGGCGTCTGGATGGTGTAGCTGTTTCCGCCGGCACACTGCCACACGTTGGTATGGATCGCTGTAATGACCCACCCCGACGGGATCGGCGAGTTGTCACAGACACCCATGGGACTGACCGGCGTCTGGATGGTGTAGCTGGAGCCGCCGCACTGCCAGGCGTTGGTGTTGATGGCTGTGATGACCCATCCCGACGGAACAGGTGAGGTGGAGCAGATGGTGGTGACGCTCGCGGGGTGCACGGTCGCGGGCGCGGCCTGCGCTGCGGAAGCCGTGGCCACGACTCCGCCGATGAGCAGGGCTAATACCGTCAAGAACTTTGCGAGTCTACCGCCGATGGTCTTCATTCAGTCTCCCTGTCTGTGCGTCATGCTCACTTGAGAAGGCGAACTGATCCCGATGGGCGCTGCACCGGCCCCTAGGAGTCCCGTGTGGATCAGCTGTCGGGCTGCACCAATGGTTGCGAAACAGGCGTTCGATGGTCCAGCTGTTCGGCGCTGGACCTAATAGTTGCGAAACCACCCAAAGGTCTGTCGCGTCCATGGCATCATCGCGGGCTCGGGGTTCATCAGAACGACTGGGGGTAACTGTGCTCGAACTCGGCTTCGGCGTAGCCGACATGGCGAATATCCGATTCGGCGTCTCGCCCATGGCCCATGTGATCTGCGGCGTCGCGGGAGCGGAGCACCCCTGCGTCGGCGCCTCGGTCAACCATGATCGCTGGTGGCGCCAAGTGAAGCGGCATGTGCCGTCCCAAGCCGCCCCGGTGTTCGAGCTCGTCAA from Streptomyces roseochromogenus subsp. oscitans DS 12.976 encodes the following:
- a CDS encoding peptidylprolyl isomerase, whose translation is MNRALMTALAATELVVSGGSTAASASDAPPRTTHGPCQYTQTPDEPAARPVPLPPDPRHTPSHGTVDMAVPTSQGPLPLRLDRAKAPCTVQSFVHLARHRFYDRTVCHRLTAYPTLKVLQCGDPTGTGEGGPGYEYKDELPVDLPPAPSDPTGVRRLYGRGVLAMANAGPNTNGSQFFVVYEDSALRPNYTVFGTVGTAGLKTLDKIAAGGIEPTTQDPAPVDGTPVLRTELLSVRPSCRP